The following are encoded together in the Bos javanicus breed banteng chromosome X, ARS-OSU_banteng_1.0, whole genome shotgun sequence genome:
- the RAB33A gene encoding ras-related protein Rab-33A, whose amino-acid sequence MAQPILGHGNLQPASAAGLASLELDSSLDQYVQIRIFKIIVIGDSNVGKTCLTFRFCGGTFPDKTEATIGVDFREKTVEIEGEKIKVQVWDTAGQERFRKSMVEHYYRNVHAVVFVYDVTKMTSFTNLKMWIQECNGHAVPPLVPKVLVGNKCDLREQIQVPSNLALKFADAHNMLLFETSAKDPKESQNVESIFMCLACRLKAQKSLLYRDAERQQGKVQKLEFPQEANSKTSCPC is encoded by the exons ATGGCGCAGCCCATCCTGGGCCATGGGAACCTGCAGCCCGCCTCGGCCGCTGGCCTGGCCTCCCTGGAGCTGGACTCGTCGCTGGACCAGTACGTGCAGATTCGCATCTTCAAAATCATCGTGATCGGGGACTCCAACGTGGGCAAGACCTGCCTGACCTTCCGCTTCTGCGGGGGTACCTTCCcggacaagactgaagccacCATCGGCGTTGACTTCAGGGAGAAGACGGTGGAAATCGAGGGCGAGAAGATCAAG GTTCAGGTGTGGGACACAGCAGGTCAGGAACGCTTCCGCAAGAGCATGGTGGAGCACTACTACCGCAACGTGCACGCTGTGGTCTTTGTCTACGACGTCACGAAGATGACCTCCTTCACCAACCTCAAAATGTGGATCCAAGAATGCAATGGGCATGCTGTGCCCCCACTAGTCCCGAAAGTGCTTGTGGGCAACAAGTGTGACTTGAGGGAACAGATCCAGGTGCCCTCCAACTTAGCCCTGAAGTTTGCTGATGCCCACAACATGCTCTTATTTGAGACGTCGGCCAAGGACCCCAAAGAGAGCCAGAATGTGGAGTCAATTTTCATGTGCCTGGCTTGCCGATTGAAGGCTCAGAAATCTCTGCTCTATCGTGATGCTGAGAGGCAGCAGGGAAAGGTGCAGAAACTGGAGTTCCCACAGGAAGCTAACAGTAAAACTTCCTGTCCCTGTTGA